Proteins co-encoded in one Marinomonas sp. IMCC 4694 genomic window:
- a CDS encoding DUF423 domain-containing protein: MPHRKITSNAHYNANQWAASFAVQAMLSVAAGAFGAHALTGLVDTKALGWWSTASQYLMYHALAGLMVVALAQYVTPIRSILLYFCMGNGLFAGSLYVMALTGYSFLGAITPLGGLCYLVGWCLFAFRLWSTRQDRI, translated from the coding sequence ATGCCTCATCGTAAAATCACATCCAATGCTCATTATAACGCCAACCAATGGGCCGCCAGTTTTGCTGTTCAGGCCATGTTGTCTGTGGCCGCGGGGGCGTTTGGTGCCCATGCACTGACGGGTCTAGTGGATACCAAAGCGCTTGGCTGGTGGAGTACAGCAAGCCAGTATCTTATGTACCATGCGTTAGCGGGATTAATGGTGGTGGCGCTTGCTCAGTATGTGACTCCAATACGCTCTATTTTGTTGTATTTTTGTATGGGAAATGGTCTCTTTGCTGGTAGTCTTTACGTGATGGCGTTGACCGGATATTCCTTTCTAGGGGCTATTACGCCGTTAGGCGGCTTGTGTTATCTGGTCGGCTGGTGTCTTTTTGCTTTCCGGCTCTGGTCGACAAGACAGGACAGGATTTGA
- the trmB gene encoding tRNA (guanosine(46)-N7)-methyltransferase TrmB, translating into MPEQNIDIQDSDNQDLDTQTSGIQETKKRTIRSFVVRGGRMTEGQQKNYDANWAVYGLNLEQGRIDYSVVFGREADVVLEVGFGMGASLVEMAKNAPEKDFIGIEVHPPGVAKLMMLAKEQDVTNLRVYCDDAIEVMAQCLPPKTASAFQLFFPDPWHKKKHNKRRIVQALFAQQVANVLKDGGHFHMATDWQPYAEYMMEVMEEQTNYQNAAGKGEYHPRPEWRPLTKFEQRGERLGHGVWDLIYSVKSLSL; encoded by the coding sequence ATGCCAGAGCAAAATATAGACATCCAAGATTCAGATAATCAAGATTTAGACACTCAAACTTCAGGCATTCAAGAAACGAAAAAACGCACCATACGCAGCTTTGTTGTACGCGGTGGCCGCATGACAGAAGGCCAACAAAAAAACTACGACGCCAATTGGGCTGTTTATGGCTTAAACCTCGAACAAGGCCGAATTGATTATTCCGTTGTCTTTGGGCGCGAGGCAGACGTGGTATTGGAAGTCGGCTTTGGTATGGGCGCCTCCTTAGTGGAAATGGCAAAAAATGCCCCAGAAAAAGATTTCATCGGTATCGAAGTGCACCCGCCTGGCGTTGCCAAACTGATGATGCTGGCAAAAGAACAAGACGTGACGAATTTACGTGTCTACTGCGACGATGCTATCGAAGTCATGGCGCAATGTTTACCACCCAAAACCGCCAGCGCGTTTCAATTGTTTTTCCCAGATCCTTGGCATAAGAAAAAGCACAATAAACGCCGTATTGTACAAGCTCTATTTGCTCAGCAAGTCGCCAACGTGTTAAAAGACGGAGGGCATTTTCACATGGCAACTGACTGGCAGCCCTATGCTGAATACATGATGGAAGTAATGGAAGAACAAACCAACTACCAAAACGCCGCAGGCAAAGGGGAATACCACCCACGCCCTGAATGGCGACCACTGACGAAATTTGAACAACGTGGCGAGCGATTAGGCCACGGAGTGTGGGACTTGATTTATTCAGTTAAATCGTTGTCTTTGTAA
- a CDS encoding LPS O-antigen chain length determinant protein WzzB — MTKSPLPQDQTGQISSLGQHQFTHNDDEIDLKELIVALWKGKLTIIAATVVCAVIAVVYALKTEEVWTAEAKIAEPQVSDFSGYQKMVSNYSPIFNGERFLLPETIFEIFTQQFEVRSNKKEYFQSSAEFQAELSLLRSEAEKDALDDAEARLYDEWSKKLTLSVDKASDDVTLQGIQNNAVKSLTFLENYVEYIEEKSRKIAIDNLVTVVEGKRSELEQQKSLIIEQASNKLQSELQLSKYALQIAKAAGVTQPQQNLGDQEIFMINIGSNALEAKVKVLDNLTVKQLNIIDPRLQQTESLLNLINKLSVYESVTFQMFRYIESPEKPLNRTAPKRSLIAVLGVLLGGMLGCFIVLVRFAFREKETV, encoded by the coding sequence GTGACAAAATCGCCATTACCGCAAGATCAAACGGGGCAAATTTCTTCATTAGGCCAGCACCAGTTTACTCATAACGACGACGAAATTGATTTAAAAGAGCTCATCGTTGCTCTATGGAAAGGCAAACTCACTATTATTGCAGCGACTGTGGTTTGCGCTGTTATTGCTGTTGTTTATGCCTTAAAGACCGAGGAAGTATGGACCGCTGAAGCTAAAATCGCTGAACCACAAGTAAGTGATTTCTCTGGTTATCAAAAAATGGTGAGTAATTACAGTCCGATATTTAATGGAGAACGTTTTCTTCTCCCGGAAACGATATTTGAAATTTTCACGCAACAATTTGAAGTCAGATCAAATAAAAAAGAGTATTTCCAATCTTCTGCTGAATTTCAAGCCGAATTAAGCCTATTGCGATCAGAAGCAGAAAAAGACGCCTTAGATGATGCCGAAGCTAGACTGTATGATGAATGGTCCAAAAAGCTAACACTAAGTGTGGACAAGGCTTCTGATGATGTTACGTTGCAGGGAATACAAAATAATGCTGTGAAAAGTCTGACTTTTCTGGAAAATTACGTTGAATACATAGAAGAAAAAAGTAGAAAAATAGCAATTGATAATTTAGTGACGGTAGTAGAGGGTAAGCGCAGCGAGTTGGAGCAGCAGAAGTCGCTGATCATAGAGCAAGCGTCTAATAAGCTACAAAGTGAATTGCAACTATCGAAATACGCGTTACAAATTGCGAAAGCCGCTGGCGTTACGCAACCTCAGCAGAATCTAGGTGATCAAGAGATATTTATGATTAATATTGGTTCTAATGCGCTTGAAGCCAAGGTAAAAGTGCTTGATAACCTCACTGTGAAACAGCTCAATATTATTGACCCAAGATTACAACAAACCGAATCCCTACTAAATTTAATAAATAAGCTCAGTGTGTATGAGTCTGTGACTTTTCAAATGTTTCGTTACATTGAGTCACCAGAAAAACCGCTCAACCGTACCGCACCTAAGCGTTCTTTAATCGCGGTATTAGGTGTGCTGTTAGGTGGAATGCTAGGGTGTTTTATCGTATTGGTCAGATTTGCATTCAGAGAAAAAGAAACGGTTTAA
- a CDS encoding H-NS family nucleoid-associated regulatory protein, protein MSLLLELAGNKAKARAAAKELTVAQLENLIAGFSNALVKVKEEEEARDAQQAFKSARAEEIANLIAESGLTMEEIALSIAPKAGATKGKTVEPKYRLTIEGETYEWTGRGRTPKVFQQYFDAGNSRDSVEIK, encoded by the coding sequence ATGAGTTTATTACTAGAATTAGCTGGCAACAAAGCAAAAGCCCGCGCAGCCGCAAAAGAATTGACGGTCGCACAGCTAGAAAACCTTATTGCTGGGTTCAGTAATGCCCTTGTGAAAGTTAAAGAAGAAGAAGAAGCACGTGATGCGCAGCAAGCGTTTAAATCGGCTCGCGCCGAAGAAATTGCTAATCTGATAGCAGAAAGTGGCCTAACCATGGAAGAAATAGCGCTCTCCATTGCCCCTAAAGCCGGCGCCACCAAAGGTAAAACCGTTGAGCCTAAATACCGCCTTACGATAGAAGGCGAAACTTACGAGTGGACTGGCCGTGGCCGTACCCCTAAAGTCTTTCAGCAATACTTTGATGCGGGCAACAGCCGCGACAGCGTCGAAATCAAATAA
- a CDS encoding Tex family protein — MNSTSSILTQEFSISQKITQNIIQLFDEGATIPFIARYRKENTGGMSDMILRSFYDRWQYLTELEKRRNSILLLLENEPNVSSAIIQKIRHASAKTELEDLYAPFKKVRKTKADEAREQGLQPLAALIWSGQRSDSLSAIQAWCKQHTPAVSAESALEGVAEILYDTIASDSEVLKKGRSELLKDGILTSRVLRGKKEQGEKFRDYFDYHERVNKVPAHRLLALFRGKKESILKLNISLSGESVFPNALLFPHFNQWLDINAAPSQRITPVQRRYLDLAWENKLLPKLETDVLAQLKDRAEEGAIQVFADNLQDLLMAAPAGAHRVLGVDPGFRNGVKLAVIDEQGNVLDYGVIYPHGPQNRVKEAQDKLLALIRQHSIHWVAIGNGTASRETESLVNALIKDENLTCRSAVVSEAGASVYSASPIAINEFPDLDVTIRGAVSIARRFQDPLAELVKIDPQAIGVGQYQHDVKASQLSKSLTNVVEDCVNRVGVDINLASVPLLSYVSGLTQRLAQSIVEYRQQKGRIESRAELLKIKGIGDKCFEQCAGFLRIRDGKEALDQSGVHPESYLLVRQMAAQLSLTVNQLVGNAAALQTLSQPGQQNDFTYADILVELAKPGRDPRPEFRYATFDQHVQTLEDVHEGMNLEGVVTNVAAFGAFVDLGVHQDGLIHISQLANRFVKDPRELVRVGQVVTVTVLEVDVQRKRIALKANGL, encoded by the coding sequence ATGAATTCGACATCATCGATCTTAACTCAAGAGTTTTCTATATCACAAAAAATCACTCAAAATATAATTCAACTCTTTGATGAAGGTGCGACGATTCCATTCATCGCGCGCTACAGAAAAGAAAATACCGGTGGTATGAGTGATATGATTTTGCGGTCATTTTATGATAGGTGGCAATATTTAACCGAACTCGAAAAACGCAGAAACAGTATTCTATTACTCTTGGAAAATGAGCCAAACGTTTCCAGCGCAATAATACAGAAAATACGCCATGCCAGTGCTAAAACTGAGTTGGAAGATTTGTACGCCCCTTTTAAAAAAGTGCGAAAAACGAAAGCCGATGAAGCAAGAGAGCAAGGCCTACAGCCCTTGGCGGCATTGATATGGTCTGGTCAGCGTTCCGACAGCTTGTCGGCGATTCAGGCCTGGTGCAAGCAGCATACACCAGCCGTCTCCGCAGAAAGTGCGTTAGAAGGCGTGGCGGAGATACTCTACGATACGATCGCAAGTGACAGCGAAGTCCTTAAAAAAGGCCGCAGTGAATTACTAAAAGACGGTATTTTAACCAGTCGAGTATTGCGTGGAAAAAAAGAGCAAGGTGAGAAGTTCAGAGATTACTTTGATTATCATGAACGAGTAAATAAAGTCCCAGCGCATCGTTTACTTGCCCTGTTTCGTGGCAAAAAAGAGTCTATTTTAAAACTCAATATTTCATTGAGCGGCGAGTCTGTTTTTCCTAATGCATTGCTGTTTCCACATTTTAATCAATGGCTGGATATTAACGCGGCTCCATCACAACGAATAACCCCAGTGCAGCGTCGATATTTAGACTTAGCGTGGGAGAATAAACTGTTACCGAAACTCGAAACCGATGTTCTTGCGCAACTTAAAGACAGAGCAGAAGAGGGTGCGATTCAAGTATTTGCAGATAACCTGCAAGACTTATTAATGGCGGCACCCGCGGGTGCTCACAGAGTATTAGGCGTGGATCCTGGTTTTCGTAACGGTGTTAAATTAGCCGTGATAGATGAGCAGGGTAATGTATTAGATTACGGTGTTATTTACCCCCATGGCCCTCAAAACCGTGTTAAAGAGGCTCAAGATAAACTACTGGCCTTGATTCGTCAGCACTCTATTCATTGGGTGGCCATTGGTAATGGCACCGCGTCACGAGAAACAGAAAGCCTGGTTAATGCGTTGATCAAAGATGAGAATCTAACGTGTCGATCGGCTGTGGTCAGCGAAGCGGGCGCATCAGTGTATTCGGCGTCGCCCATTGCGATTAACGAATTTCCAGATTTAGATGTGACCATTCGAGGTGCCGTGTCTATTGCCCGTCGTTTTCAAGATCCCTTGGCCGAATTGGTCAAAATTGACCCGCAAGCGATAGGCGTGGGGCAATATCAGCATGATGTTAAAGCCTCGCAGTTATCGAAAAGCCTGACCAATGTGGTGGAGGATTGTGTGAACCGCGTTGGCGTCGACATCAACCTCGCATCGGTGCCTTTGTTGTCTTATGTCTCTGGATTAACCCAGCGCCTGGCGCAAAGTATTGTGGAGTATCGACAGCAAAAAGGCCGCATTGAATCGCGCGCCGAACTGCTGAAAATAAAAGGCATTGGCGATAAGTGCTTTGAGCAATGTGCCGGCTTTTTGAGAATCCGCGATGGCAAAGAAGCGCTGGATCAATCAGGTGTTCACCCTGAGTCTTACCTCTTAGTCCGGCAGATGGCCGCTCAATTATCGTTAACAGTGAACCAATTGGTAGGGAATGCGGCTGCGCTGCAAACACTATCGCAACCGGGGCAACAAAACGATTTCACCTACGCGGATATTTTAGTCGAATTGGCGAAGCCTGGCCGCGACCCACGACCAGAATTTCGCTACGCGACTTTTGATCAACACGTGCAAACACTAGAAGACGTACACGAAGGCATGAACCTAGAAGGCGTGGTGACCAATGTGGCGGCGTTTGGCGCTTTTGTCGACCTAGGCGTGCATCAAGATGGTTTGATCCATATCTCGCAACTGGCAAATCGATTTGTCAAAGACCCAAGAGAATTAGTCCGAGTGGGGCAAGTCGTCACCGTCACCGTATTGGAAGTCGATGTGCAGCGCAAACGCATCGCACTAAAAGCCAACGGCTTGTAG
- a CDS encoding FMN-dependent NADH-azoreductase, which produces MTTLLRIDSSASGEQSKSRQLANEFVAKWLANNPEGNVVVRDVDAHPLPHFTSETLGALFTPEENRTDAQKAIVAIGDELIDEIEAADVIAVSAPMYNFGIPSTLKSYFDYIARAGRTFKYTETGPVGLLNKDAYLFIASGSFLAETPMDHQVPYLNTFLGFVGITVKDTFIAGGQAMGEPGAASFEQAKAKISDTIVG; this is translated from the coding sequence ATGACGACTTTACTGCGTATCGATTCTAGTGCCTCTGGCGAACAGTCAAAATCTCGCCAGTTAGCAAACGAATTTGTTGCAAAATGGCTAGCGAACAACCCAGAAGGAAACGTGGTTGTGCGTGATGTAGACGCCCATCCATTGCCGCATTTTACCAGCGAAACGTTGGGGGCTTTGTTTACACCAGAAGAAAATCGTACCGACGCACAAAAAGCCATCGTAGCGATCGGCGATGAATTGATTGACGAAATCGAAGCGGCCGACGTGATCGCCGTGTCAGCCCCTATGTATAACTTTGGTATTCCTTCTACTTTGAAGTCTTACTTTGATTACATTGCCCGCGCTGGACGTACGTTCAAATACACTGAAACAGGCCCTGTCGGTTTACTAAACAAAGACGCGTATTTGTTTATTGCCAGTGGTAGTTTCCTAGCCGAAACCCCTATGGATCACCAAGTACCTTACCTAAACACTTTCCTAGGCTTTGTCGGCATTACCGTGAAAGACACCTTTATTGCCGGTGGTCAGGCAATGGGCGAACCCGGTGCAGCATCATTTGAACAAGCCAAAGCAAAAATTTCAGACACCATTGTAGGGTAA
- a CDS encoding LysR family transcriptional regulator, whose product MKAPRVTLEQWRVLQAVVDKGGFAQAAEALHKSQSSVSYTVAKLQEQLGYPLLVIEGRKAKLTERGEVLLRRSRHLIKEAVDLEELAHTLGQGWEPELELVVDQAFPTPALLRALQAFEPQSQGTQVQLKEAVLSGGEEALRKGSPDLVLSAMVPKGYLADPIVEVEMIAVAATRHVLHKEIEPINNERLSRELQIVIRDSASETSVDSGWLGTDRRWTVSSVQSALEIVTSGIGFAWLPKADLSYALQSGQLKKLKLISGSERNFHMYAIFGKGERTGPATRLLVELLQAECNRCPEHASLLK is encoded by the coding sequence GTGAAAGCCCCAAGAGTAACGTTAGAGCAATGGCGTGTATTGCAAGCTGTTGTGGATAAAGGTGGCTTTGCCCAAGCGGCTGAGGCCCTTCATAAAAGTCAGTCGTCGGTGAGTTATACTGTAGCGAAACTGCAAGAGCAGCTAGGGTATCCATTGTTAGTCATCGAAGGGCGAAAAGCCAAGTTAACTGAACGGGGCGAGGTGTTGCTGCGTCGCTCTCGTCATCTCATCAAAGAAGCTGTAGACCTCGAAGAGCTAGCACACACACTAGGGCAAGGCTGGGAGCCGGAGCTGGAGTTAGTGGTGGATCAAGCGTTTCCAACACCCGCTTTATTAAGAGCATTACAGGCCTTTGAGCCGCAGAGTCAAGGCACGCAAGTGCAATTGAAAGAGGCGGTGTTGAGCGGTGGGGAAGAAGCTTTACGAAAGGGCAGCCCAGATTTGGTGCTCAGCGCCATGGTGCCAAAAGGGTATCTTGCCGACCCCATTGTGGAAGTGGAAATGATCGCCGTAGCGGCAACGCGCCATGTATTGCATAAAGAGATTGAGCCGATTAATAACGAACGCTTGAGTCGTGAGTTGCAAATTGTGATACGAGATTCTGCTTCTGAAACGTCTGTCGACTCAGGTTGGCTGGGCACGGATCGCCGTTGGACTGTGTCTAGCGTGCAGTCTGCGTTGGAAATCGTCACCAGCGGCATTGGTTTTGCTTGGCTGCCAAAGGCTGACTTGTCGTATGCACTGCAAAGCGGGCAATTGAAAAAACTCAAACTTATTTCAGGCAGTGAGCGCAATTTTCATATGTATGCGATTTTTGGCAAAGGCGAGCGAACCGGACCGGCGACACGATTACTGGTGGAATTACTGCAAGCCGAATGCAACCGTTGCCCAGAGCACGCCAGCCTTTTGAAATAA
- the glmU gene encoding bifunctional UDP-N-acetylglucosamine diphosphorylase/glucosamine-1-phosphate N-acetyltransferase GlmU → MTQDIVILAAGKGSRMKSAFSKVLHKIGGIPMVRRVLTTASALSDSKLHLIVGHQGEQVETSCQDFSANIVWQNDPQGTGDALKRVAPFLQTDGATLTLYGDVPLIRASTLEKMTALSTPNTLVLLTIRLTNPTGYGRIVRNEQGKVMAIVEQKDATDRQLAINEVNTGILLAPNSHLQTWLAALTNNNAQGEYYLTDVIAMAAQAGVDIVTVNPENEAEVAGVNDRVQLAALERELQHQQAIALMQNGATLLDPARIDVRGTLTTGNDVIIDVNCVFEGNVVLGSGVEIGPNCFLKNCVIGDNTVIKSNSMIDDSQVAEACDIGPFARLRPGTQLANKAKIGNFVETKKALIGEGSKVNHLSYIGDTEMGANVNVGAGTITCNYDGVNKFKTQIGDNVFVGSNTSLVAPVQVAEGATIAAGSTITKSVSENQLAFARARQTNKDNWPRPSKK, encoded by the coding sequence ATGACTCAGGACATCGTAATTCTCGCGGCCGGCAAAGGCAGCCGAATGAAATCGGCCTTTTCTAAGGTGCTTCACAAAATAGGCGGCATCCCTATGGTTAGGCGCGTACTCACTACCGCCAGCGCGCTATCCGATTCCAAATTGCACCTTATCGTCGGGCATCAGGGCGAACAGGTCGAGACCAGTTGTCAGGACTTTTCGGCCAATATCGTTTGGCAGAACGATCCGCAAGGCACGGGCGATGCTCTAAAACGCGTGGCCCCTTTTCTGCAAACCGACGGCGCAACACTGACGCTGTATGGCGATGTACCGCTGATTCGTGCCAGCACCTTAGAAAAAATGACAGCCTTATCAACGCCAAACACGCTGGTATTACTGACGATTCGTTTAACCAACCCCACTGGTTATGGGCGCATAGTGCGCAACGAGCAAGGCAAGGTTATGGCGATTGTCGAACAAAAAGACGCGACCGACCGCCAGCTTGCCATCAATGAAGTCAACACAGGTATTTTGTTGGCGCCAAACTCGCATTTGCAAACTTGGCTCGCGGCACTCACCAACAACAATGCGCAAGGTGAATATTACCTGACCGACGTAATTGCTATGGCAGCCCAAGCAGGGGTAGACATAGTAACAGTGAACCCTGAAAACGAAGCCGAAGTAGCAGGCGTAAACGACCGAGTACAACTGGCGGCATTAGAGCGTGAACTTCAGCATCAGCAAGCCATTGCGCTGATGCAAAACGGCGCGACTTTATTAGACCCCGCGCGCATTGATGTGCGCGGCACGCTGACCACCGGCAACGACGTTATTATCGATGTGAACTGTGTGTTCGAAGGCAACGTGGTGCTGGGTTCTGGCGTCGAAATAGGCCCCAATTGCTTTTTGAAAAATTGCGTCATTGGTGACAACACGGTGATCAAAAGCAACAGCATGATCGACGACAGTCAAGTGGCAGAAGCCTGTGACATCGGTCCTTTTGCGCGCCTGCGTCCTGGTACACAACTGGCGAATAAAGCGAAAATCGGCAATTTTGTGGAAACCAAAAAAGCCCTCATTGGCGAAGGCAGCAAGGTCAACCATTTAAGCTACATTGGCGACACCGAAATGGGCGCAAATGTGAACGTCGGCGCCGGCACCATTACCTGCAACTACGATGGTGTGAATAAATTTAAAACACAGATTGGTGATAATGTCTTTGTCGGCTCAAACACCTCGTTAGTGGCTCCGGTGCAGGTAGCAGAAGGGGCGACCATCGCCGCGGGTTCGACCATCACCAAATCGGTGAGCGAAAACCAGCTGGCCTTTGCCAGAGCGCGTCAAACCAACAAAGACAATTGGCCACGGCCGAGTAAAAAATAA
- the glmS gene encoding glutamine--fructose-6-phosphate transaminase (isomerizing) has protein sequence MCGIVGAIARRNVSKILLEGLSRLEYRGYDSSGVAINNEDGVSSHRAVGKVQALRDKFDLQPLDGKIGIAHTRWATHGKPTEANAHPHFSGDDLALVHNGIIENHEPLRQELKAKGYEFKSETDTEVIVHLIHDALKTQPDLLKAVQMTLPKLHGAFAIGVVKNDDNERFIAARKGSPLVVGVGIEENFVASDQLALLHVTDQFIFLEEGDVVELSRDEVIIYDEKGDVQERPISVFNHNIDATDKGEFRHYMMKEIYEQPKVISACLEGRISENKVLTSCFGADSGFLKDVENVHIVACGTSYHAGMVAKYWIEDLAGLPCSVEVASEYRYRKVAVPKNTLFLTLSQSGETADTLAALRMAKELGYLTTLAICNVPSSTLVRESALTLLTNAGPEIGVASTKAFTTQLTALLITSVAIAVENGLSAEREKELVQALRSLPAHVHDALLQDAHIKNVADRFANKHNALFLGRGTMYPIALEGSLKLKEISYIHAEAYPAGELKHGPLALVDEDMPIIALVPHNDMLDKLKSNLQEVAARGGELYVFADKDTDLHNEDNITFTEVPKVDSILEPIVHTIPLQLLSYHVAVVKGTDVDQPRNLAKSVTVE, from the coding sequence ATGTGCGGAATCGTTGGCGCCATTGCACGCCGTAATGTATCAAAAATTTTATTAGAAGGACTAAGCCGCCTTGAATACCGCGGTTATGACTCTTCCGGCGTAGCTATTAACAACGAAGACGGTGTGTCGAGTCATCGTGCGGTTGGCAAGGTGCAAGCCTTGCGCGACAAATTCGACCTTCAGCCGTTAGACGGCAAAATCGGCATCGCGCACACTCGCTGGGCGACCCACGGCAAGCCGACCGAAGCGAATGCTCACCCTCACTTTTCCGGTGATGATTTGGCCCTGGTACACAATGGCATCATTGAAAACCACGAACCATTACGCCAAGAACTTAAAGCCAAAGGCTATGAATTCAAATCCGAAACGGACACCGAGGTGATTGTTCACCTGATCCATGACGCGCTCAAAACCCAGCCGGATTTGCTCAAAGCCGTGCAAATGACCCTTCCAAAACTGCATGGCGCCTTTGCCATCGGCGTGGTCAAAAATGACGATAACGAGCGCTTCATCGCCGCCCGTAAAGGCAGCCCACTCGTGGTTGGTGTGGGTATCGAAGAAAACTTTGTCGCATCGGATCAGCTTGCTTTGTTGCACGTTACCGACCAGTTCATCTTCCTAGAAGAAGGCGACGTAGTCGAATTGTCTCGTGATGAAGTGATTATTTATGACGAAAAAGGCGACGTTCAAGAGCGCCCGATTAGCGTGTTTAACCACAATATAGACGCCACAGACAAAGGTGAATTTCGTCATTACATGATGAAAGAAATCTACGAACAACCTAAAGTCATCAGCGCCTGCTTAGAAGGCCGTATCAGCGAAAACAAAGTACTAACCAGCTGCTTTGGTGCGGATTCTGGCTTTCTAAAAGACGTTGAAAACGTCCACATCGTTGCCTGTGGCACCAGCTACCACGCCGGTATGGTGGCAAAATATTGGATCGAAGACCTTGCAGGCCTTCCTTGCAGCGTCGAAGTGGCCAGCGAATACCGCTATCGCAAAGTCGCCGTACCAAAGAACACCTTATTTTTGACCTTGTCACAATCGGGCGAAACGGCCGACACACTTGCCGCGTTAAGAATGGCAAAAGAGTTAGGGTATTTAACCACCTTGGCGATTTGTAACGTGCCTTCAAGCACTTTAGTGCGTGAATCTGCCCTGACGTTACTGACCAACGCCGGCCCAGAAATAGGCGTTGCCTCTACCAAAGCCTTTACCACGCAGCTGACCGCGCTCTTGATCACCAGCGTCGCCATTGCCGTGGAAAACGGCTTGTCAGCCGAAAGAGAAAAAGAGCTCGTACAAGCCTTGCGCTCTTTACCGGCGCACGTTCACGATGCATTACTGCAAGATGCGCACATCAAAAACGTCGCCGATCGTTTCGCCAACAAGCACAATGCCCTGTTTTTAGGTCGTGGCACCATGTACCCCATCGCCCTTGAAGGTTCATTGAAACTGAAAGAAATCTCCTACATTCATGCCGAAGCCTACCCAGCTGGCGAACTAAAACACGGGCCTCTAGCGCTTGTCGACGAAGACATGCCGATCATCGCCCTTGTGCCGCACAACGACATGCTGGACAAACTTAAATCGAACCTGCAAGAAGTCGCCGCCCGCGGAGGCGAGCTTTACGTCTTCGCCGACAAAGACACCGACCTGCATAACGAAGACAACATCACCTTCACCGAAGTGCCTAAAGTCGACAGCATACTCGAACCCATCGTCCACACCATCCCACTACAGCTACTGTCCTACCACGTCGCCGTCGTAAAAGGCACCGACGTAGACCAGCCGAGAAACCTCGCAAAAAGCGTCACGGTCGAATAA
- a CDS encoding IS30 family transposase codes for MNYQQLTEGKRYQISALLGQEISVANIALTLNCHRATIYRELKRNKKVTEYCPDKAQRACLIRRKTAAKYRISSKTIDFIRILIEIDWSPEQVSNVLKNCGVPVSHEWIYQYIHDDKRNKGTLYRHLRQGRKRYRKGQRTKAEVIKNKVSIDDRPVIVDTKKRFGDWEIDTVLGKHGSGSIVTLLERKTRFYLIKKVDSKSAKDVTQATIELLLPFKDHVHTITADNGREFAYHAEIAEALETTVYFAHPYSSWERGANENSNGLLRQYVPKGTDLRRVTEERIHFAMRRINNRPRKCLGFKQPAVVFKEMCLVA; via the coding sequence ATGAATTATCAGCAGTTGACCGAAGGCAAAAGATACCAGATTTCCGCTCTTTTAGGGCAAGAAATATCAGTGGCAAATATTGCGCTCACCCTGAATTGTCATAGAGCTACGATTTACCGTGAGTTAAAGCGGAATAAAAAAGTAACAGAATATTGCCCTGACAAAGCCCAAAGAGCTTGTTTGATAAGGCGGAAGACAGCGGCAAAATATCGCATATCATCAAAGACAATTGATTTTATTCGTATTTTAATTGAAATCGACTGGAGTCCTGAGCAAGTCTCTAACGTACTCAAAAACTGCGGTGTTCCCGTCAGTCATGAATGGATTTACCAATATATCCATGATGACAAAAGAAACAAAGGGACACTTTACCGCCATTTGAGGCAAGGAAGAAAACGCTACCGGAAAGGCCAGAGAACAAAAGCTGAAGTGATTAAGAATAAGGTATCCATTGATGATCGGCCTGTGATTGTTGATACCAAAAAGCGCTTTGGAGACTGGGAGATAGACACTGTTTTAGGTAAGCACGGCTCAGGCTCAATCGTCACCTTGCTAGAAAGAAAGACACGTTTTTACCTTATAAAGAAAGTGGATTCGAAATCAGCCAAAGATGTGACTCAAGCAACCATAGAGCTATTGTTGCCTTTTAAAGATCATGTTCACACGATCACAGCAGATAATGGTCGAGAGTTCGCGTATCACGCTGAGATAGCCGAAGCATTAGAAACGACAGTGTATTTTGCTCATCCATACAGTTCTTGGGAACGTGGAGCAAACGAAAATAGCAACGGACTCCTAAGGCAATATGTGCCCAAAGGTACTGATTTAAGGCGTGTTACAGAAGAGAGAATACACTTCGCAATGAGACGAATAAATAATCGTCCAAGGAAGTGTTTAGGGTTCAAGCAACCAGCCGTAGTGTTTAAAGAAATGTGCTTAGTTGCTTGA